Proteins from one Neodiprion fabricii isolate iyNeoFabr1 chromosome 5, iyNeoFabr1.1, whole genome shotgun sequence genomic window:
- the LOC124183095 gene encoding retinol-binding protein pinta-like isoform X2, protein MSIRKLPDDLNAIAKNELGEDEAKIEEHIEIITEWLKKQPHINAREDPQWIAAFLRGCKHSLEVTKQKLEAYYTIRTHLPELFADRDPKGAKINELLDLGIYLPLPATKDPTSPRIILLRGGCYDPSKYNFLDIMRVNYMVMDLMLMEDDRSLIAGQQTILDLTGSKFEHVGQFTPATVKKAVTCFQDAYPLRTKSMHFINLPPSFDMVFNIFKLFLKEKLKNRILIHSDQNTLYEHIPKEILPSDLNGNGPSIAELTAEWKQKVQDKRDWFLEDAQFCVDESKRAGKPVSGADLFGVDGSFKKLSID, encoded by the exons AGAAAATTACCCGACGATTTGAACGCCATCGCTAAGAATGAACTCGGCGAGGATGAAgcgaaaattgaagaacaCATCGAGATTATTACGGAATGGCTCAAAAAACAACCGCACATCAATGCTAGAGAAG ATCCGCAATGGATAGCGGCATTTTTGAGGGGCTGCAAGCACAGTCTGGAAGTAACGAAGCAGAAGCTCGAGGCTTATTACACGATAAGGACCCACCTGCCCGAATTGTTTGCCGATAGAGACCCGAAGGGGGCGAAAATCAACGAGCTCCTTGACCTAGG aatttacCTTCCGCTACCGGCGACGAAAGACCCGACTAGTCCCAGGATAATCCTGCTTCGCGGAGGATGCTACGATCCCAGCAAATACAATTTCCTCGACATAATGCGGGTCAACTACATGGTGATGGACCTGATGCTCATGGAGGATGACAG GTCATTAATCGCTGGGCAGCAGACAATCCTCGATTTGACCGGCAGCAAATTCGAACACGTCGGTCAGTTCACTCCGGCAACCGTTAAGAAGGCGGTGACTTGTTTCCAG GACGCTTACCCTCTAAGGACGAAGAGTATGCATTTTATCAACCTCCCACCAAGCTTCGACATGGTCTTTAACATCTTCAAGCTGTTTCTGAAGGAGAAGCTGAAGAACCGA ATTCTGATACACAGTGACCAGAACACCCTCTACGAGCACATCCCGAAGGAAATATTGCCGTCTGATCTAAACGGAAACGGGCCCTCGATCGCGGAACTGACAG CTGAATGGAAGCAAAAGGTGCAGGACAAACGAGACTGGTTCCTGGAGGATGCTCAATTCTGCGTCGACGAATCGAAGCGAGCTGGGAAGCCGGTTTCGGGAGCCGATCTCTTCGGGGTGGACGGCAGCTTCAAAAAGCTTAGCATCGATTAG
- the LOC124182564 gene encoding facilitated trehalose transporter Tret1-like, with product MHLKIFSCWRISTAASATPEDDSGTPKAAGNRDTDAKKLQEMESQEVPRERGSQWLQFTAAVSACLGVMACGGHLGWTSPALPYLTGPDSEFPVTKGEGAWVASLYTLGGILASFISGACVDRLGRKFSLLAFALPQLAGWGLVVAAKSVITLYVARFVAGIGHGGIYNVAVIYLGEIADKNIRGALGTFLKMSTNVGTLFVTAVGAYLPYWQLNLVSMVVPLTFVATFVFMPETPYFFLIKGRDAEAERALMRLRRVVKPESVRADVASMKEAVIEGQRSTRNALFELVGTRGNRRALLILLGLKATQQFSGHMAIVAYTQEIFSHSGSSLAPSEAVIVLGGAQLVAGVIAAGLVDRLGRRPLMMASGITAALALGVEGLFFYLKYEAQADVSSFTWLPIVALITYEVMVALGIGTLPYVLLGELFPTNVKGPAVACGIIVGSFFAFIVGLGYQSLNSVAGIHTTFWIFSVCCAAGTLFVFWISPETKGKTLEEIQRELNPPAKILPGP from the exons ATGCATCTGAAGATATTTTCTTGCTGGAGGATCAGTACCGCGGCTTCCGCGACTCCGGAAGATGATTCCGGGACTCCGAAGGCCGCAGGCAACCGAGACACGGATGCCAAAAAGCTGCAGGAAATGGAGAGCCAGGAAGTCCCGAGGGAACGCGGCAGTCAGTGGCTCCAGTTCACGGCAGCAGTAAGCG CTTGCTTAGGAGTGATGGCATGCGGAGGTCACCTTGGCTGGACGTCACCAGCACTACCATACCTTACGGGCCCGGACTCCGAGTTCCCAGTGACTAAGGGTGAGGGTGCCTGGGTAGCATCGTTGTACACCCTCGGCGGAATTCTGGCCTCATTCATAAGTGGAGCGTGCGTCGATCGCCTGGGCCGAAAGTTCTCCCTGTTGGCATTCGCGCTTCCGCAACTAGCCGGTTGGGGTCTGGTGGTGGCCGCGAAGAGCGTGATAACCTTGTACGTGGCCCGTTTCGTCGCGGGCATCGGTCACGGCGGTATTTACAACGTGGCTGTGATATACCTTGGTGAAATAGCGGACAAAAACATCCGTGGTGCGCTGGGAACGTTCCTGAAGATGTCGACGAACGTTGGAACTCTCTTCGTCACAGCGGTCGGCGCCTACCTCCCCTACTGGCAGCTGAACCTGGTCTCGATGGTCGTCCCGCTGACCTTCGTAGCAACCTTCGTCTTCATGCCCGAGACCCCGTACTTCTTCCTCATAAAGGGCCGAGACGCGGAGGCCGAGCGCGCCCTCATGCGGCTGCGTCGAGTAGTCAAGCCCGAAAGCGTCCGCGCAGACGTAGCGTCCATGAAAGAGGCTGTGATCGAGGGTCAGCGATCGACGCGCAACGCGCTCTTCGAGCTCGTTGGGACTCGCGGCAACCGTCGCGCCCTCTTGATCCTCTTGGGCCTCAAGGCCACGCAGCAGTTCTCCGGTCACATGGCGATCGTCGCTTACACGCAGGAGATATTCAGCCACAGTGGCTCGTCACTCGCGCCCAGTGAGGCCGTCATCGTCCTCGGGGGGGCGCAGCTGGTCGCCGGCGTAATAGCAGCCGGTCTGGTCGACCGACTGGGACGGCGACCGTTGATGATGGCATCGGGCATCACCGCGGCGCTGGCGCTCGGAGTTGAGGGTCTTTTCTTCTACTTGAAGTACGAGGCCCAAGCGGACGTATCGTCGTTCACTTGGCTGCCGATAGTGGCGCTGATCACCTACGAGGTTATGGTCGCCCTCGGTATCGGAACGCTGCCGTACGTCCTGCTCGGAGAGCTGTTTCCCACGAACGTCAAGGGCCCCGCGGTCGCATGTGGGATAATCGTGGGCTCGTTCTTCGCCTTCATAGTAGGGCTTGGATACCAGTCGCTGAATTCGGTTGCCGGAATCCACACGACATTCTGGATATTCTCCGTATGCTGCGCGGCCGGCACGCTCTTCGTGTTCTGGATATCGCCCGAGACCAAGGGCAAGACCCTTGAGGAAATTCAGAGGGAGCTCAATCCCCCCGCGAAGATCCTTCCTGGGCCTTGA